The Bacillota bacterium genome contains the following window.
TTTAATAATTTCATCTACTTACTTTTTGGAAAGGAAGTATATTTTATGGAAGAGATGTGTAAATCAATTATAACAACATTTTTACTTGTATTTTTAGCAGAATTAGGTGATAAGACCCAGCTTTCTACAATGCTCCTTGCATCGAAATCCCACTCAATTTGGCACGTATTTATTGGTTCATCTTTTGCGTTAGTACTTTCCTCTTTTATTGGCGTACTTGCTGGGTCGTTTATTAATAAAATTTTACCACAAACCTATATTCAAATTTGCTCCGGAATAGCATTTATTATTATAGGTGTATTACTTGTTTTTGGTAAAATTTGAACTATCTATTTTATATATCCAAGTTTTTTACATCACGAGCGTGTTTATGGATATATATTTTTCTTGGTTCTACGTTTTCCCCCATTAAATCTGTAAATATTTCATCTGCAGACACTGCATCCTCTATTTCTACTTTTAATATTGATCTTGTTTCCGGATTCATTGTTGTTTCCCATAATTGTTCAGCACTCATTTCACCTAAGCCTTTATATCTTTGTATTGTTATATCTTTTTTATTCCAGCCTTTCTCCAAAACAATTTTCTCCAATTCTTTATCATCATATGCATATACCTGCTCTTTTCCTTTAGAAATTTTGTATAAAGGCGGTTGCGCGATATATATATAGCCTTTTTCAACTAATGGCCTTAAATATCTAAAGAAAAAGGTCAACAACAGCATCCTTATATGTGATCCGTCTACATCAGCATCTGCCATTATAATTACTTTATGGTACCTCAGTTTTGTTATATCAAACTCTTCACCTATTCCGGTACCCAGCGCAGTTATTACCGGCATTAATTTATCGTTTCCATAAACTTTGTCTATTCTTGCCTTCTCTACATTTAACATTTTACCCCACAAAGGAAGTATTGCTTGAAATCTTCGATCTCTTCCTTGCTTTGCGGACCCACCTGCCGAATCACCTTCAACAATATATATTTCACACAAAGCAGGATTCTTTTCAGTGCAATCAGCCAATTTACCTGGAAGTGTAGTATTTTCCAAAGCTGTTTTTCTCCTTGTAAGTTCTCTTGCCTTTCTTGCTGCTTCACGGCTCCTTGCTGCTATCAGACACTTCTCCAGAATTTTTCTTGCATCTGAAGGATTTTCTTCTAAATAATAAGATAATTTTTCTGTTAATATACTTTCTACAGCGCTTCTTGCTTCACTATTTCCTAATTTAGTTTTCGTTTGGCCTTCAAACTGAGGTTCATGTAATTTTACACTTATTATTGCCGTAAGACCTTCTCTTACATCTTCACCAGTTAGATTCTTGTCATTTTCTTTTAAAATATTATACTTTCTTGCATAATCATTTAAAACTTTTGTTATTGCAGATTTAAACCCAGTAATATGAGTTCCGCCTTCTGTAGTATTTATATTGTTTGCATAACTATAAATATTTTCTATATATCCGTCATTATACTGCATTGCTATTTCTACTTCTATATTATCCTTAACACCTTCAATATATATTGGAGGTTCATGAATAACTTCTTTGTTTTTATTTATATACTCAACAAAAGAAACTATTCCCCCTTCATAATATAGTACTTTTTCTACCGGCTTTTCTCCCCTGTTGTCCACTAGTATTATTTTAACTCCTTTATTCAAAAATGCCATTTCCCTGTATCTATTTACCATCGACTCGTAATCAAAAACAATATCTTCAAATATTAAAGGGTCAGGTTTAAATATTGTCTTTGTACCAGTCTTATCTGTTTTTCCTATTGTTTCCAGTTTTGAAACAGCCTTTCCTCTTTCATATCTTTGCCTGTATATGTTTCCATTTCTGCTTACTTCTACTATCAAATATTCTGATAATGCATTAACTACTGAAGCCCCAACACCATGCAGTCCCCCTGAAACACTATATGCACCTCCCCCAAATTTTCCGCCAGCATGTAACATTGTATGGACAACCTCAACTGTCGGAATTCCAAGCTTTGGATGCGGTCCAACAGGTATACCGCTTCCATTATCCTTAACTATAACAGAGTTATCACTTTCCAATATTATTTCTATTTTATCGCACCTTCCGGCAAGAGCTTCATCTATACTATTAGTAACTATTTCATATACAAGGTGATGCAGTCCTTTGCTTGATGTGCTTCCTATATACATCCCCGGCCGCTTTCTAACAGCTTCAAGTCCTTCCAATACTTGTATTTGATTTTCATCATATACTACATTTTCTTTTACTACATTTTCTTTTGTAACGTCGACCATACTATCCTCTTGTATTTCCCTCCTAATTAAAACTTTATTTTATCCAATTACTTATCTATTGCTATTTCTCTTAAATAATTTGCCCGTTTTTGCAATGTTATTGATGAAATTGAAGACAGATATATTTTACTTTTCTTATCTGTTTCAGTTACAATAAAGGATTTTGGTATGTCATCATTTATAGTTTCTATAAATCCCTCTTCTTCCGCAATCCTTAAAAAATCCTTTGTATCCTTTGAAACAGTTGTTTTTTCAAGGTCTAGAATAGCTATAATACTCTTTATAGGTATTACATAATCACTCCCTATATGCAAAAACATAATATACTCTCCGTTCTCCTATTTTTCATATTTATTTTATACTAATATTTTATACTAACCATTACTTATATGCAATGTTTTCTGAAACTTAGGCCTTCCTTCTCAACTTTCCTTTTCAACCTTCCCGTTTTCAACAAAATATAATTTTGTATTCTTTTTTTTGATACCGCTATCATAAAATTTTTTATCTGTGCAGGTTATAAAAGTTTGTATATTTTCTAAACTTTCAATTATATATTCCTGTCTTATACTGTCTAACTCAGAAAACACATCGTCTAATAAAAGTACAGGATACTCACCTATTAATTCCCTTAAAATTTCAATTTCCGAAAACTTTAATGTTAGTACTGCAGTCCTTTGTTGACCCTGTGAGCCGTACATTCTAACATTTCTTTTATTTATCTTTATCTCTATATCGTCTCTCTGTGGTCCATATAAGGTTGTTCCGATTTGTATCTCTTTTTCCTTGTCTTTTTCTATATGCCTTATAAACTCTTTTCTTACTTCTTCGATATCATTGCAATTTCCAACATTAATAGATGGACTGTATATTATTTCAATTTCCTCTCTGCCACCAGTAAGCTTTTTATGGTTTTCAAAAGCTTTTTTATTTAGTTTTGACAAATATTTTATTCTCTCCAATATAATTCGCGAACCTGTTTCTGCCAGCTTCTCACTCCATACTCCAAGAGTGTCTTTTAGCTTACCTTTTTTATTCTCGCTTTTGGTTACATCTCTTAACAGGTGGTTTCTTTGTGTCAATATTCTTGAATACTGCTGCAAATCATAAAAATATGTCGGTTTTATTTGGCTTAATGCTATATCTATAAACCTCCTTCTTTCATTAGGCCCTTCTTTTATAATGGACATGTCTTCAGGGGAAAATAATACTGTATTAAGTTGTCCCATTAATTCACCATTCTTCTTTATAGGGATATCATTAATTTTTATTCTTTTTCTTTCGTCTCTTTTATAGAATATCTCTATAGTTTTTTCTATGTCTTTTTTCTCTACTATAAGTTTTATATAATAGTTTTCTTCCATAAATTTAATTAGCTCATTATCTTTTATCGTCCTGTGGGATCTGCCGGATGAACATAAAAATATAGCTTCAAGAATATTTGTCTTTCCTTGTGCATTCTTCCCATATATTATATTATAATCCTTACAAAAATCTAAATCCAATTCACTATAATTTCTAAAGTTTATTAACTTAAGCTCCTTTATATACAAACAACTTACCTCCAAAAAATTTTAACCCAACTTATATGTTTTCCCATCTACTTCAACAATATCACCTTTTCTTAACTTTTTTCCTCTTTCAAATCTCACTTCTCCATTAACTTTTACTCTACCACTTTTGATTATTTGTTTTGCTTCGGAACCTGTTACAGTTATACCTGCCCACTTAATAAACTGGTCCAACTTTATATATTCGGTATTGATTTTTACCTCTTCCAATTTTTACCTCCTTCTCTTTTTTACTAATAGCTCTTATACGTCAACTTAAGCCAAAACATATAATTTTTATTTATAATAATTTTTATTTTCTCAATGGCAATAACATATATAGAAAAGTATCTTTATCTACGCTTTTTATTATACAAGGTCCTACATCAGAACTAAATAATACATCCACATATTCTTCGTCTATCACTCTTAAAGCTT
Protein-coding sequences here:
- the gyrB gene encoding DNA topoisomerase (ATP-hydrolyzing) subunit B; the protein is MVDVTKENVVKENVVYDENQIQVLEGLEAVRKRPGMYIGSTSSKGLHHLVYEIVTNSIDEALAGRCDKIEIILESDNSVIVKDNGSGIPVGPHPKLGIPTVEVVHTMLHAGGKFGGGAYSVSGGLHGVGASVVNALSEYLIVEVSRNGNIYRQRYERGKAVSKLETIGKTDKTGTKTIFKPDPLIFEDIVFDYESMVNRYREMAFLNKGVKIILVDNRGEKPVEKVLYYEGGIVSFVEYINKNKEVIHEPPIYIEGVKDNIEVEIAMQYNDGYIENIYSYANNINTTEGGTHITGFKSAITKVLNDYARKYNILKENDKNLTGEDVREGLTAIISVKLHEPQFEGQTKTKLGNSEARSAVESILTEKLSYYLEENPSDARKILEKCLIAARSREAARKARELTRRKTALENTTLPGKLADCTEKNPALCEIYIVEGDSAGGSAKQGRDRRFQAILPLWGKMLNVEKARIDKVYGNDKLMPVITALGTGIGEEFDITKLRYHKVIIMADADVDGSHIRMLLLTFFFRYLRPLVEKGYIYIAQPPLYKISKGKEQVYAYDDKELEKIVLEKGWNKKDITIQRYKGLGEMSAEQLWETTMNPETRSILKVEIEDAVSADEIFTDLMGENVEPRKIYIHKHARDVKNLDI
- the yaaA gene encoding S4 domain-containing protein YaaA, with translation MEEVKINTEYIKLDQFIKWAGITVTGSEAKQIIKSGRVKVNGEVRFERGKKLRKGDIVEVDGKTYKLG
- the recF gene encoding DNA replication/repair protein RecF; protein product: MYIKELKLINFRNYSELDLDFCKDYNIIYGKNAQGKTNILEAIFLCSSGRSHRTIKDNELIKFMEENYYIKLIVEKKDIEKTIEIFYKRDERKRIKINDIPIKKNGELMGQLNTVLFSPEDMSIIKEGPNERRRFIDIALSQIKPTYFYDLQQYSRILTQRNHLLRDVTKSENKKGKLKDTLGVWSEKLAETGSRIILERIKYLSKLNKKAFENHKKLTGGREEIEIIYSPSINVGNCNDIEEVRKEFIRHIEKDKEKEIQIGTTLYGPQRDDIEIKINKRNVRMYGSQGQQRTAVLTLKFSEIEILRELIGEYPVLLLDDVFSELDSIRQEYIIESLENIQTFITCTDKKFYDSGIKKKNTKLYFVENGKVEKES
- a CDS encoding TMEM165/GDT1 family protein; the encoded protein is MCKSIITTFLLVFLAELGDKTQLSTMLLASKSHSIWHVFIGSSFALVLSSFIGVLAGSFINKILPQTYIQICSGIAFIIIGVLLVFGKI
- a CDS encoding DUF370 domain-containing protein — protein: MFLHIGSDYVIPIKSIIAILDLEKTTVSKDTKDFLRIAEEEGFIETINDDIPKSFIVTETDKKSKIYLSSISSITLQKRANYLREIAIDK